One genomic region from Clarias gariepinus isolate MV-2021 ecotype Netherlands chromosome 20, CGAR_prim_01v2, whole genome shotgun sequence encodes:
- the LOC128508615 gene encoding histone H1-like — translation MAEVAPAPAAAPAKAPKKKAASRPKKAGPSVGELIVKAVSESKERNGVSLAALKKALAAGGYDVEKNKSRVKLAVNNLVKKAVLVQTKGTGASGSFKLNKKQSEAKKTAPKAKKPAAKKPAAAKKPKKVAAKKPAAAAKKSPKKAKKPAAAAKKATKSPKKAKKPATPKKAAKSPKKAKAVKPKTAKPKASKATKPKAPKAKKAAPKKK, via the coding sequence atggcagaAGTGGCTCCCGCGCCCGCCGCCGCGCCGGCCAAAGCGCCCAAGAAGAAAGCAGCTTCGCGGCCAAAGAAAGCCGGGCCCAGCGTCGGCGAGCTGATCGTCAAAGCGGTTTCCGAGTCCAAGGAGAGGAATGGCGTGTCTCTCGCTGCCCTGAAGAAAGCTCTGGCTGCCGGTGGATACGATGTGGAGAAGAACAAGTCCCGCGTCAAGCTCGCTGTCAACAATCTGGTGAAAAAAGCGGTCTTGGTTCAGACCAAAGGCACCGGCGCGTCTGGTTCTTTCAAGCTGAACAAGAAGCAGAGCGAAGCCAAGAAAACCGCACCCAAAGCGAAGAAGCCGGCCGCCAAAAAGCCCGCAGCGGCGAAGAAGCCCAAGAAGGTAGCGGCCAAGAAACCCGCCGCCGCCGCCAAGAAGTCTCCTAAGAAGGCAAAGAAACCCGCCGCTGCCGCCAAAAAAGCCACCAAGAGCCCCAAGAAGGCGAAAAAGCCGGCGACCCCTAAAAAGGCAGCGAAGAGCCCCAAGAAGGCGAAGGCGGTTAAGCCCAAGACTGCCAAGCCCAAAGCATCCAAGGCTACCAAGCCTAAAGCGCCCAAGGCGAAAAAGGCAGCTCCTAAAAAGAAGTAA
- the LOC128508621 gene encoding histone H2A-like yields the protein MSGRGKTGGKARAKAKTRSSRAGLQFPVGRVHRLLRKGNYAERVGAGAPVYLAAVLEYLTAEILELAGNAARDNKKTRIIPRHLQLAVRNDEELNKLLGGVTIAQGGVLPNIQAVLLPKKTEKPAKTK from the coding sequence ATGTCTGGAAGAGGCAAAACCGGTGGAAAGGCTCGTGCTAAGGCCAAGACTCGCTCATCCAGAGCCGGACTGCAGTTCCCCGTGGGCCGAGTCCACAGGCTTCTCCGTAAAGGGAACTACGCTGAGCGCGTTGGTGCCGGCGCTCCGGTCTACTTGGCCGCTGTGCTGGAGTATCTGACTGCTGAGATCCTAGAGTTGGCTGGTAACGCCGCCCGCGACAACAAGAAGACCCGTATCATCCCCCGGCACCTGCAGCTCGCTGTGCGTAACGATGAGGAGCTGAACAAACTGCTCGGAGGAGTGACCATCGCTCAGGGTGGTGTGCTGCCCAACATCCAGGCCGTGCTTCTGCCCAAGAAGACCGAGAAGCCGGCCAAGACAAAGTAG
- the LOC128508623 gene encoding histone H2B-like produces the protein MPEPAKTAPKKGSKKAVTKTAGKGGKKRRKSRKESYAIYVYKVLKQVHPDTGISSKAMGIMNSFVNDIFERIAGESSRLAHYNKRSTITSREIQTAVRLLLPGELAKHAVSEGTKAVTKYTSSK, from the coding sequence ATGCCTGAACCAGCCAAGACCGCCCCAAAGAAGGGCTCGAAGAAAGCCGTGACCAAGACCGCCGGCAAAGGAGGCAAGAAGCGCAGAAAGTCCAGGAAGGAGAGTTACGCCATCTACGTGTACAAAGTCCTGAAGCAGGTTCACCCCGACACCGGCATTTCGTCCAAGGCGATGGGGATCATGAATTCGTTCGTCAACGACATTTTCGAGCGCATTGCCGGTGAGTCCTCTCGTCTGGCTCACTACAACAAACGCTCCACCATCACTTCCAGGGAGATCCAGACCGCCGTGCGCCTGTTGCTGCCCGGTGAGTTGGCCAAGCACGCCGTCTCCGAGGGCACCAAGGCCGTGACTAAATACACCAGCTCCAAGTAA
- the LOC128508629 gene encoding histone H4 yields MSGRGKGGKGLGKGGAKRHRKVLRDNIQGITKPAIRRLARRGGVKRISGLIYEETRGVLKVFLENVIRDAVTYTEHAKRKTVTAMDVVYALKRQGRTLYGFGG; encoded by the coding sequence ATGTCAGGAAGAGGCAAGGGCGGGAAAGGACTCGGGAAGGGAGGCGCTAAGCGGCACCGTAAGGTTCTCCGCGACAACATCCAGGGGATCACCAAGCCCGCTATTCGCCGTCTGGCGCGCCGTGGCGGAGTGAAACGTATTTCCGGTCTGATCTACGAGGAGACTCGCGGTGTACTCAAGGTGTTTCTGGAGAACGTCATCCGCGACGCCGTCACCTACACCGAGCATGCTAAGAGAAAGACCGTCACCGCCATGGATGTGGTGTACGCGCTGAAACGCCAGGGACGCACCCTGTACGGCTTCGGCGGTTAA